The following are from one region of the Sardina pilchardus chromosome 4, fSarPil1.1, whole genome shotgun sequence genome:
- the irs2b gene encoding insulin receptor substrate 2: protein MASPPQTGVHLLSNVNVNNNNIKKCGYLKKQKHGHKRFFVLKEQSDGFPARLEYYESEKKWKNKSAAKRVIPLDSCLNINKRADAKHKHLIALYTKDEYFAVAAENEQEQENWYQVLTDLMNEGRVYDGSCNSASSLVGFDEASYGMITPVNAAYKEVWQVNLKSKGLGQTRNLTGVYRLCLSSRSISFVKLNSEVASVSLQLMNIRRCGHSDSFFFIEVGRSASTGPGELWMQADDSVVAQNIHETILEAMKAMKELSEFRPRSKSQSSGTNPISVPSRRHLNNLPPSQTGLLRRSRTDSIAATSPVTKFSSCRIRTASEGDGTMARPMSVTGSPISPSVNRTQLSRSNTVTARPCRTFESPSLQHSKSMSMPVSHSPPSATSPVSLSSSSGIGSNLDSAPRPSSCSASVSGSPSDAGFISCDDCASSPGDGARGYLLASNRSNTPESFTDTPPSQGDLHGYMLMERRHTGLAPFSHAGQRLSQDGLLLDLEKAYRKRTHSLTMPHQKRAPAQVSSASLDEYTLMRATYTTAASGNGLGGGHASSSSGRSSHTASPKVTYPEDYGDIEIGSLLKSPGGGPHLASEDAGYMPMTPGAAAAGGALPGGKDDPYMPMSPMCVSAPKQIINPRGHHVLPASGSGSGSGGFRTNSPGGSSCSLEDSGYMKMLCGSKLSMESSDGRLGNGEYLNMSPVDPSSSCAVSLTPPDYFLASLGPAERHHLQQQQQHPFSHAMQRVPYSFNSLPRSYKQQQQQQQQQQQQQQQNGNSDQYVLMSPQAQRILEEASDAGRCSPQRQPESATTIVGLLPSSSSSPSSSSSSSSSSSGPSPVRQGLVHRGRLNRPSRLSLDTLPTLPSMTEHPVPSEPKSPGEYVNIDFGAQHVFTPPSSSSSPQPCKVPSSSSSSSSSSSSSSSSSSAGGSPLTSSLGFPNSQRGSPVLSDYMNVDLSSCSPKRELVTSGLDPLDSLPELCPCEEKDEGTDEEEREGVTYSLAPPAVPACPSVSAKDDYTEMTFGGGAGSPAAQSSCGSLQSASAGDSAQLTTSPTVRVQRLTLADAAAAAAAVVSTGACGGIEAFLLPGGSPPVLVSDPDRGAKVIRADPQGRRRHSSETFSSTTTVTPVFPSFAHPARRHASASVESVPATVRDSESAEEGPSYSSSNSPMCRQTSAGYQNGLNYIALNLMDEGLPGCDALVRFKATSCCKGGINGIHASPYASLGFKETATAVKD, encoded by the exons ATGGCGAGTCCGCCGCAAACTGGAGTGCATTTACTTTCCAACGTTAACGTgaataacaacaacattaaGAAGTGTGGATATCTGAAGAAACAGAAACATGGACACAAGAGATTCTTCGTGTTGAAGGAGCAGAGCGACGGCTTCCCTGCCCGGCTGGAATATTACGAGAGCGAAAAGAAATGGAAGAACAAATCGGCAGCTAAGAGGGTTATACCCCTGGATTCCTGCTTGAACATCAACAAGAGGGCAGacgccaaacacaaacacctcatCGCCCTTTATACCAAGGACGAGTATTTTGCCGTGGCCGCAGAAAATGAGCAGGAGCAGGAAAATTGGTATCAAGTCTTAACGGATTTAATGAATGAGGGGAGAGTGTATGACGGATCGTGTAATTCCGCCTCATCGCTGGTGGGTTTTGACGAGGCAAGCTACGGTATGATTACGCCGGTAAACGCCGCTTACAAGGAGGTTTGGCAAGTAAATTTGAAATCGAAAGGACTGGGTCAGACTCGGAATTTAACGGGAGTATACAGACTTTGTTTATCAAGCCGGAGCATTAGCTTCGTCAAACTGAACTCGGAGGTGGCGTCCGTCAGTTTACAGCTGATGAACATTCGGAGATGTGGCCACTCTGACAGCTTTTTCTTCATCGAAGTGGGAAGGTCCGCGTCCACTGGTCCTGGTGAACTCTGGATGCAGGCGGACGATTCCGTTGTGGCTCAGAATATTCACGAAACTATTTTGGAGGCCATGAAAGCGATGAAAGAACTGTCAGAATTCCGACCGCGCAGCAAGAGCCAGTCCTCAGGTACAAACCCCATCTCCGTGCCCAGCAGGCGGCATTTGAACAACCTCCCGCCGAGTCAGACGGGGCTGCTGCGCCGCTCTCGGACGGACAGCATAGCCGCCACGTCTCCCGTTACCAAATTTTCATCGTGTCGGATAAGAACGGCCAGCGAGGGCGACGGAACTATGGCACGCCCGATGTCAGTGACCGGCAGCCCCATCAGTCCCAGCGTGAACCGTACCCAGCTGAGCAGGTCCAACACAGTGACAGCTCGCCCTTGTCGGACATTTGAATCCCCCTCCCTGCAGCATAGCAAATCCATGTCCATGCCCGTGTCTCACTCCCCACCCTCAGCCACCAGCCCCGTCAGCCTGTCGTCCAGTTCTGGGATCGGCTCCAACCTGGACAGCGCTCCCCGCCCGTCGAGCTGCAGCGCGTCTGTCTCGGGGTCGCCTAGCGACGCCGGCTTCATTTCCTGCGACGACTGCGCCTCCAGCCCCGGGGACGGCGCGAGGGGCTACCTGCTGGCCTCCAACCGGAGCAACACCCCCGAGTCGTTCACCGACACGCCGCCCTCGCAGGGGGACCTGCACGGCTACATGCTCATGGAGCGCCGGCACACGGGGCTCGCCCCCTTCTCCCACGCCGGCCAGCGGCTGTCCCAGGACGGCCTGCTCCTGGACCTGGAGAAGGCCTACCGCAAGAGGACCCACTCCCTTACCATGCCTCACCAGAAGAGGGCGCCGGCACAGGTCTCCTCGGCCTCGCTGGACGAGTACACGCTCATGAGGGCCACCTACACCACCGCCGCCTCCGGCAACGGCCTGGGCGGGGGCCACGCCTCCTCCTCGTCGGGCCGCAGCTCGCACACCGCCTCCCCAAAGGTCACGTACCCGGAGGACTACGGCGACATCGAAATCGGATCCCTGCTCAAGAGCCCCGGCGGGGGGCCCCACCTGGCCAGCGAGGACGCTGGCTACATGCCCATGACCCCCGGCGCGGCGGCGGCAGGAGGAGCGCTCCCGGGAGGCAAGGACGACCCCTACATGCCCATGAGCCCCATGTGCGTGTCGGCCCCCAAGCAGATCATCAACCCCCGGGGCCACCACGTGCTCCCGGCCTCCGGTTCCGGCTCCGGTTCCGGCGGCTTCCGCACCAACTCGCCCGGCGGCAGCAGCTGCTCGCTGGAGGACAGCGGCTACATGAAGATGCTCTGCGGCTCCAAGCTGTCCATGGAGAGCTCCGACGGCCGGCTGGGCAACGGCGAGTACCTCAACATGTCCCCCGTGGACCCGTCGTCGTCCTGCGCCGTCTCCCTCACCCCTCCCGACTACTTCCTGGCCTCGCTGGGCCCCGCCGAGAGgcaccacctgcagcagcagcagcagcacccttTCTCCCACGCCATGCAGCGGGTGCCTTACTCCTTCAACTCCCTGCCTCGCTCCTacaagcaacagcagcaacaacaacaacaacaacaacaacagcagcagcagaacggGAACAGTGACCAGTACGTGCTGATGAGTCCGCAGGCGCAGAGGATCCTGGAGGAGGCGTCCGATGCCGGACGATGCTCTCCCCAGCGGCAGCCCGAGTCGGCGACGACGATCGTCGGcctcttgccctcctcctcctcgtccccctcctcctcctcctcctcctcctcctcctcgtccggcCCGTCTCCGGTCCGGCAGGGTCTCGTGCACCGCGGCCGCCTGAACCGGCCCTCGCGCCTCTCCCTGGACACTCTGCCCACGCTGCCCAGCATGACCGAGCACCCGGTGCCCTCCGAGCCCAAGAGCCCCGGCGAGTACGTCAACATCGACTTTGGCGCCCAGCACGTCTTCACGCCCccctcgtcgtcgtcgtcgccgcAGCCCTGCAAggtcccctcctcttcctcctcctcctcctcctcttcatcgtcgtcgtcgtcttcGTCGTCGGCGGGCGGGAGCCCCTTGACCTCGTCGCTGGGCTTCCCCAACAGCCAGAGGGGATCCCCGGTCCTGTCGGACTACATGAATGTGGACCTGAGCTCGTGCTCCCCGAAAAGGGAACTGGTCACCTCCGGCCTGGACCCGCTGGACTCGCTGCCGGAGCTGTGCCCGTGCGAGGAGAAGGACGAGGGCACcgacgaggaggagagggagggggtgacgTACTCTCTGGCGCCGCCTGCCGTGCCCGCCTGCCCGTCGGTGAGCGCGAAGGACGACTACACGGAGATGACGTTCGGCGGAGGGGCCGGCTCCCCCGCTGCCCAGTCCAGCTGCGGCAGCCTGCAGTCGGCATCGGCCGGCGACTCCGCTCAGCTCACCACCAGCCCCACCGTGCGCGTGCAGAGGCTGACGCTGGCCgacgccgctgccgccgccgccgccgtggtCAGCACCGGCGCCTGCGGGGGGATCGAGGCGTTCCTGCTGCCCGGCGGCTCCCCGCCCGTGCTGGTCTCGGACCCCGACCGGGGCGCCAAGGTGATCCGGGCGGACCCCCAGGGCCGCCGGCGCCACAGCTCGGAGaccttctcctccaccaccaccgtgACGCCCGTCTTCCCCTCCTTCGCCCACCCCGCCCGGCGGCACGCCAGCGCGTCGGTCGAGAGTGTTCCGGCGACGGTGCGCGACAGCGAGAGCGCCGAAGAGGGGCCCTCGTACTCCTCGTCCAACAGCCCCATGTGCCGCCAGACGTCGGCGGGCTACCAGAACGGACTTAACTACATCGCCTTAAACCTGATGGACGAGGGTCTGCCCGGGTGCGACGCTCTGGTGCGCTTCAAGGCTACCAGCTGCTGCAAAGGAGGCATCAATGGAATACACGCCAGTCCCTATGCCAGCCTTGGCTTCAAGGAAACGGCCACAGCCGTGAAAG atTGA